The following is a genomic window from Rana temporaria chromosome 7, aRanTem1.1, whole genome shotgun sequence.
GGGCTCGCGCGCACGGCTCTAATTCCTCTCCAGCGGTGCCTGATAAGCTCTAGATGGATGGGAGAATGGGGCCGTCTTTACTGTCAAAACGAGGCTTGATCCTCGGAGGTGAGCGCACGGGCGCGCAGACGTCTGAAACGAGGCTTGGTTTAATTTGTCTTCCTATATGGGGGGATGACGCGGCACACCGCCCGTCCCCCGAGACGacgtgacctatcacgaaacgcgtagggcggaacgagcggcgtgctgacgtcaccaccccCCATTTGCTGAATCTCTACACAGGACGGGTTTGCCTGTTTGCGTCCGGCTGGCGCAACAGGCTTAAGGCGTATCTTACTACATGGAAATGTGAGTTttactatttttgtttaataatttaccgttggttttacactatgagaGGCATCCTTTCCTTACATGTCAACAACGCTACACGGGTATGAGAGTTGTGGAGTCTGTTTGAGGTCTGCTACATCACTAGCCATCGTGGGCTGTGGTCCATCGGAATCTATCCTTATGCTGTATTAGGTCCTTTTTTGGACCAATGCTTCTGGTAAGCAGTATACCTATCTATGGTGGCGGATCTTATTTGTTTGGCTAGACCTCTTCACAAAATCTAGATTTTGGATTTCACACAGGTGTTTCTGCACCACATCTTGGATGAACTTTATTCACATGAACTTTATTATGTTaattatttagggccagattcacgtagagcggcgcaaattaagttactccaaacatATATCATTTAAGTTATGCAAGTtaggttattgcaagtgggaaggaagtgggcgtgctccattaaaatgaaccgtgaccccatgcaaatgaagggccggccgtactgcgcatgcgcgcacgaatctgcacctcactgggcatgtgcagaactcggctcggcgcaatcagtgagataggaaaaaggccaagcgtacttagtttgagaatcgccctgtgcttaaatagccccagacaaacgcacttcccttgcaaaagtacatccctgtgtttcccttcctaaagcaagtgtcttttgctctgttgtctgtggctgtttattggtgagtgtagtgttatattaaagatttattgtagtaggaggttgtataagctgtgtgtattttctgagtgttttttgtgtctgtttcttctgtgttttttggttgaatttgtattagctgtctgcttgtgtttttgtttttttgctgtctgatttttgtgtgtgtctgttctgtgtctttttggctgtctgttctgtgtctttttggctgtctgttctgtgtctttttgtgtttgttctgtgtctttttgtctgtttgttctgtgtgtttttgtgtttgtttgttctgtttcaatttagtgtctgtttgttgctgagtgctgtgttgtGAGATGGCACCTACGAGAAGAAAATTAAACTTCTCGGTGCGAGAGAAGCACTTGCTGGCCAGGGCGATCACCCAATTTGggagatttttgcatggccctgacagccgggacgtcaccacggccaggaagagggcgatcatACAGCAGATaactgatcggatcaatgcggaggggggggagacgaggacccccagtgggattcagaagaagatcaatgatctgaggagtttggtccgtgacaagatggccaagcaagcagcccatgccaggggcactggaggaggcccaccctgcaccgtaaggtggactgaggaggaacttgcggtggcccagtgcttccatagccagcaagtggtgggcctgcctggctttgaatctgatgatcctgtgaggaaaggtaagtttttttttatttccatctggtaagtagcatgtgtgggtgggggaagggaatatgtgccaagtgtgtggatcctctaACCTGTGTGTGCTGCCTTTGCAATgtatattacatgcttggcactcagcagtgtctgtttctttaagaccctccattttcttgatgcctagaggcgggtcttctctgtatgtctaaggcttgctgggacatttcctgtttcattccagctctagctactgtagtgaccagatccacaagacatcttaaagctattacaatttgcaaacctgacgaacaccaaagcctgtgagtaaaggggttttgctagttcagcttgtgtaaagggatgctagacattgcagatagataatgtgtgtttcagtgtagtaAGCAAGCACATGTTAGGCCTATCTTTTGTATTAGCCATGTATAATGTATGTTGCTTGAATAGCCATGCTTACAtttgtctttttatgtttgtttcacAGTTTTACCACATATCATATCATCACATCTCATCCCATATCATCATACTATTGTACACATTCCTGTTCATTATATCTCAGTAAAGATTGCATCAGTTCAACAACCAGCGCGTCTTTCATTGGGACTTGGTTTATACTTGATGTTAAGCTGTGTACCTAAAGCAACACACACAGCCGAGGCATTACAGTAAAAAGGCTTTAAATCGTTGTCAGAAGCAGCTAAACAGCTTTGAATCGTCGTTCCGCAGTAAAAGGACTAAAAACTCCTTTCAGCCACATGGAGTGAAGCTAAAGAGAAACTAATTTCTCTCACTCACTACAAAACTGATACTGCCTGTGTCCAGTCATCATCATTATCCATGCTGCCAGCTAAATCAAGATGCAGAACACAGAGAACAACACTCTGACAGTTAACCCTCAATGCTCCTATAAGGAGGATGACACACACAGCTTGCCAAGAAACAAGTCTAGATGCACAACATTGTCTAGAGCATCCAGTCAAACAAATCTGACTTCAGCTAGCGCCGATTCAGCAAGATTTAAGCGTACTAGTTCTAGACATTCAAGCATCACCAGTCTGTCATCGGCTAGCGACAAAGCGACTAAGGCAAGAGCAAAAGCAGAGGCAGCTTGCGCCATGGCTTCTTATGCGGAGCAAGAAGCTGAATTGATGAGAGAAAAAGCAAAGAGTGAATCTGAAGCACTCAAAAAGAAAGCAGAAGTGGAAGCATCTTTACACTTAGTCAAACAGCAGAAAAACGCTGCAGCAGCCTTAGCCGAGGCAGAAGTTTTCACAAGGGCTGCCGAAGCTCAGTACGATGGCATAGAAAACCAGATGTCATCCCACAGCGCAATCCAACGCACCCGTGAGTACGTACAGTCACAAGCAACCATGTACACCGACCAGCAGTCCAATGACGCACCTAGGTCTTCATTGACTCCACCAGCAATAAGCAACTTTGATACTACGCAACATTGCAAGGCTGAATCAGAATCTCAGTGTGGGAAGTCAAGTGGTCGCATGCTCAGAGACCAATCTGCCAACCCTCCAAGAGTGCAAACGGATGCTCGCGTACTCCCTCCTCAAGCAAATACAAGTCTGGATTATAGCAGAAAGACTTACAACAGACGAGAACAACCACCTAAACAAAGTGGATTCAGTCAAGCGCCTCATCAGCCTTACCAGCCGCAGCCATACCCTGAGTTTACACCCGAGAAGTATTCGCCAGACGCAACAAGTGCTATAGAAGTGGCAAAATTCCTGATGCACCATGAGATAGTAAGCGCTGGTCTCATGAAATTCGATGACCGTCCAGAAAACTACTGGGCCTGGAAGTCATCTTTCCTGAGTGGTACCCAAGACTTAAATATGACGGAGAAAGGAAAGCTTGACCAGCTCGTCAGATGGCTAGGACCAGAGTCCACTGAGCAAGCCCAAAGGATCAGATCAGTACATGTTcatgacgcagcagcaggacttgcaATGGTGTGGCGGAGACTAGAACAATGCTATGGATCACCTGAAGTGATCGAGGATGCTCTGCTGAAAAGGATAGAAAACTATCCAAGAATAACAAGTAAGTATTACCAAAAGCTGAGAGGTTTGGGAGACCTACTCTTAGAAATAGAAGCCGCTAAGTCTAGTGGATATCTGCCAGGTCTCTCATATCTGGATACAGCACGTGGAGTTGAGCCCATAATCGAGAAACTTCCTTACAACTTACAAGAAAGGTGGGTAGCTCAAGCTTCAAGATACAAGAAAGATCATCGACAGTTAACCCTCAATGCTCCTATAAGGAGGATGACACACACAGCTTGCCAAGAAACAAGTCTAGATGCACAACATTGTCTAGAGCATCCAGTCAAACAAATCTGACTTCAGCTAGCGCCGATTCAGCAAGATTTAAGCGTACTAGTTCTAGACATTCAAGCATCACCAGTCTGTCATCGGCTAGCGACAAAGCGACTAAGGCAAGAGCAAAAGCAGAGGCAGCTTGCGCCATGGCTTCTTATGCGGAGCAAGAAGCTGAATTGATGAGAGAAAAAGCAAAGAGTGAATCTGAAGCACTCAAAAAGAAAGCAGAAGTGGAAGCATCTTTACACTTAGTCAAACAGCAGAAAAACGCTGCAGCAGCCTTAGCCGAGGCAGAAGTTTTCACAAGGGCTGCCGAAGCTCAGTACGATGGCATAGAAAACCAGATGTCATCCCACAGCGCAATCCAACGCACCCGTGAGTACGTACAGTCACAAGCAACCATGTACACCGACCAGCAGTCCAATGACGCACCTAGGTCTTCATTGACTCCACCAGCAATAAGCAACTTTGATACTACGCAACATTGCAAGGCTGAATCAGAATCTCAGTGTGGGAAGTCAAGTGGTCGCATGCTCAGAGACCAATCTGCCAACCCTCCAAGAGTGCAAACGGATGCTCGCGTACTCCCTCCTCAAGCAAATACAAGTCTGGATTATAGCAGAAAGACTTACAACAGACGAGAACAACCACCTAAACAAAGTGGATTCAGTCAAGCGCCTCATCAGCCTTACCAGCCGCAGCCATACCCTGAGTTTACACCCGAGAAGTATTCGCCAGACGCAACAAGTGCTATAGAAGTGGCAAAATTCCTGATGCACCATGAGATAGTAAGCGCTGGTCTCATGAAATTCGATGACCGTCCAGAAAACTACTGGGCCTGGAAGTCATCTTTCCTGAGTGGTACCCAAGACTTAAATATGACGGAGAAAGGAAAGCTTGACCAGCTCGTCAGATGGCTAGGACCAGAGTCCACTGAGCAAGCCCAAAGGATCAGATCAGTACATGTTcatgacgcagcagcaggacttgcaATGGTGTGGCGGAGACTAGAACAATGCTATGGATCACCTGAAGTGATCGAGGATGCTCTGCTGAAAAGGATAGAAAACTATCCAAGAATAACAAGTAAGTATTACCAAAAGCTGAGAGGTTTGGGAGACCTACTCTTAGAAATAGAAGCCGCTAAGTCTAGTGGATATCTGCCAGGTCTCTCATATCTGGATACAGCACGTGGAGTTGAGCCCATAATCGAGAAACTTCCTTACAACTTACAAGAAAGGTGGGTAGCTCAAGCTTCAAGATACAAGAAAGATCATCGAGTTGCATTTCCACCGTTCGCCTTCTTCGCTGAATTCATAGAAGACCAAGCTGAAATACGCAATGACCCAAGCTTTGCTTTCCTGAACAAGAGAACGGCAAGCTTCCCAAAGGTAGAGCAGAAACCTCCAGGGCTTTACAAAGAACGCAGAGCAACAGTTTCTGTAAGGAAGACAGAAGTTCCGCCTGAAtctgcagccaatcaggaagacaACACAAGGAAGAAAGTTGAGGAGCCAGACAAAATATGTCCTATCCACAACAAGCCTCATCCACTAAGAAAATGTCGCAGTTTCAGAAGTAAGACATTAGAAGAGCGCAAAGCTTATCTTAAAGACAATCGCATTTGTTTCAGATGCTGCGCTTCAATTCAGCATCTTGCAAAAGACTGTAAAAAAACAATGCAATGCGCAGAGTGTAACAGTGACAAACACTTGTCAACACTGCACCCGGGACCACCACCATGGAAACAAGAAGTTCCGGCAACTCAAGAAGATCATGGTGGGGAGCAAGGCGAGAGTACAACGCCAGCAGTAACCTCAAAGTGCACTGAGATCTGTACAGAGCAGGGCCGCTCAAGATCATGCTCCAAGATATGCTTAGTCAAGGTGTATCCAGCAGGTTTCAGAGAAAAAGCAATCAAGATGTACACAGTCTTGGATGAACAGAGTAACAGATCTCTGGCAAAAACAGAATTCTTTGACCTCTTCGGTGACAAAGGAAGTCCAACTCCATACACCTTGAAGACTTGTTCTGGAGTTGTAGAGACAATAGGGAGAAGAGCAAATAACTACATCATCGAGTCATTAGATGGAAAGACAAAGGTGACTCTTCCTACCCTCATAGAATGTGATGAGATACCAGACGACAGGTCAGAGATTCCCACACCTGAAGTTGCTCGTCATCACCCACATCTAGTGCGAATAGCAGACCAAATACCAGCACTAGATCCAGATGCTGCAATCACCCTTCTACTTGGGAGAGATATCCTCAGAGTGCACAAAGTCAGAGAACAGTACAATGGGCCACACAATGCACCATTTGCACAACGCCTTGATCTCGGATGGGTCATCGTTGGAGAAGTATGTCTAGACGGACTGCACAAACCAGCAAAGGTAAATGTCTACAGAACACATCTGTTGCAGAATGGTCGTACATCTTGTCTTTGCCCATGTACCAACAGTCTACACATTAAAGAGAGATTAGATAACCCAACACATCATCGAAGTATCCAGAGGTGCATGGAAGACTTAGCCTCAACTGGAAATGCAGATGAACTGGGTTGTAAGGTGTTTGAAAGAACACGAGACGACGACAAGCCAGCACCCTCGGTAGAAGATACCCTCTTCCTTCGAGATCATGGACAGAGAAGTCTACAGAGACAAGTCAGGCAGCTGGGTAGCCCCTCTACCCTTCCGGTCACCACGCCATCGCCTTCCTGACAACAGGGTACAAGCAGAGAAACGCTTCAGTTTGTTGCAGCGCACTCTACAAAGAAAGCCAAATATGAAGAAACACTTCCAAGCCTTCATGCAAAAGATTTTTGACAACAAGCAGGCAGAAAGGGCACCACCACTACAAGAAAACCAAGAACACTGGTACTTACCAATATTTGGGGTGTATCATCCTCAGAAACCAGGTCAGATACGTGTAGTATTTGACTCTAGTGCGAAGCACGAAGGCATCTCATTAAATGACGTCCTTCTCAGCGGACCTGACCTGAACAACACACTCCTTGGAGTACTCATCAGGTTCAGAAAATAACTCGTAGAAGTAACAGCAGATGTACAACAGATGTTCTACTGTTTCTTCGTTCGAGAAGATCACAGAGACTACTTAAGGTTCATGTGGTATGCAGACAATGACTTTAACAAAGACATCACAGAGTACAGGATGAAGGTACATGTGTTTGGaaacagcccttccccagctgtagctaTCTACAATCTGAAACGAGCAGCACAGCAAGGTGAAAGACATGGTCAAGAAGCCAAACAGTTCGTCATGAAGAACTTCTACGTGGACGATGGACTTGCTTCTTTCTCCAGCAACGAAGAAGCTATTAACGTCCTGAAAAGTACAAAAGAAATGTTGGCAGAATCCAACATAAGATTGAACAAGGTAGCTTCCAACAGCTACAGAGTCATGGAAGCATTTCCAATGGAAGACCGTGCGAAAGACCTCAAAGACTTAGATCTAGGAACAGAATCACCACCCTTGCAAAGAAGTCTTGGGCTTAGTTGGGACATAAAGACTGACAGTTTAACCTTCAGGGTCTCCAGAGAAGAGAAACCATTCACAAAAAGAGGTGTCCTATCTACAGTCAACAGTCTTTATGACCCCCTGGGATTCGTAGCACCCATCATCATGCAAGGCAAAGCTCTTTTGAGACAGATCACTACTGAGCAGGAACAAATTGACTGGGAGGTACTTCTTCCTGAAGAGAAGCAAATGCagtggaagttgtggaaagactcATTGTTAGAGCTTGAACAACTCAACATTCCAAGACAGTACGTATTTGTTTCCTTGTATTCTACAAAGAGGAGAGAATTATGCGTATTCTCTGACGCTTCCACTATGGCTATCGCAGCTGTAACTTACCTTAGGGTAATAGACACTGAGGGACAAAGCCATGTTGGGTTCATCATGGGAAAATCTAAACTAGCTCCCAGACCTGCTCACACTGTCCCACGTCTAGAACTTTGTGCTGCTGTCTTAGCGGTAGAGATGGCAGACATGATTACGACTGAACTGGACATTGAGATCCATGCAGTGAACTTTTATACAGACAGCAAGATTGTGTTAGGATATATTCACAACGCTTCAAAAAGATTTTACACATACGTGACCAACAGAGTGACACGTATCAGAAAGTCTACAAGTCCAGATCAGTGGCATCACATCAGCACAGACAAGAACCCAGCTGATCATGGGACAAGATTGGTGTCAGCCGCTGTACTCAAGCAAACTAACTGGTTCGTAGGTCCATCGTTTCTTGGTAAGTCAGAAACCAAAGAGACTACTCAGGTAGAGACCTTTCAGCTCATAGAACCAGATCAAGACAAAGAGGTAAGACCTCAAGTTGCAGTTTGTAAGACTTTAGTTACCAGAGACAGTCTGGGCGCCCATAGATTTGAAAGGTTTTCCAGTTGGAAGTCTTTAACCCGTGCAATCGGAAAACGTATCTGTCTAGCTAGATACTCCTGCAGAGCTACTGATACTGATCAGCGTAGCAACGACCATCTTGAACAAGCTAAGGTCGCGATCATCAAATGCATCCAGCAGGAAGTCTTTAAAGAAGAAATTCAAAGCCTTCTGAAAAAGGAAGAGATTTCTCGACACAGTTCGCTCAAGAAGTTGAACCCTATCCTTGACGAAGACGGAGTACTAAGAATTGGAGGTCGTTTGTCGGCAGCGGATATGACTATCCAAGAGAGACATCCCTTCATCATACCTAAGGACTTGTACACCAAGCAATGGAGATAAGTTCAAAGTCTTGCGGACATTTTCTGGAAGAGGTGGAGGCAGGAATACCTGGTGACACTCCAGCCACGCAAGAAATGGCAAGATGACAAACCCAACTTACAAGTTGGAGACATTGTCTTATTAAAAGACACTCAAGCCCACCGGAACGAATGGCCTATTGGACTCATTGTGGGGACTGATCCTAGTAGTGATGCTAGAGTTAGAATGGTTGAAGTTAGAATTGTTAGACAGGGCATTCCCAAGGTGTATGCTAGGCCAATTTCCGAAGTAGTTTTACTTCTGTCCAAAGGTTAGTGGCATAACAAAAGGTATGCCAGGTGGGGAGTGTGCTGCCTTTGCAATgtatattacatgcttggcactcagcagtgtctgtttctttaagaccctccattttcttgatgcctagaggcgggtcttctctgtatgtctaaggcttgctgggacatttcctgtttcattccagctctagctactgtagtgaccagatccacaagacatcttaaagctattacaatttgcaaacctgacgaacaccaaagcctgtgagtaaaggggttttgctagttcagcttgtgtaaagggatgctagacattgcagatagataatgtgtgtttcagtgtagtaAGCAAGCACATGTTAGGCCTATCTTTTGTATTAGCCATGTATAATGTATGTTGCTTGAATAGCCATGCTTACAtttgtctttttatgtttgtttcacAGTTTTACCACATATCATATCATCACATCTCATCCCATATCATCATACTATTGTACACATTCCTGTTCATTATATCTCAGTAAAGATTGCATCAGTTCAACAACCAGCGCGTCTTTCATTGGGACTTGGTTTATACTTGATGTTAAGCTGTGTACCTAAAGCAACACACACAGCCGAGGCATTacactgtgtatgttttgtgtcctccacagatggccaggagattgctggcccatcaggccaggaggttgctgggccatcagaccaggctgcaccacccccaggacaacaggctgctgaggagccccaagaaagcccggagtccccaggggaggggagtggccacacctcccctcatgaggaggttcaggggaggaggatgaggggatgGAGGTTGAGGATGATCCGATGGAGCTTGCCCGAGAAGTGATGTTGTGTTGGAATCAGGATTCCCTTGCgcctgacagcagtcaggccaccatcatgggtagtccctcccactcctccaccAACAGGCCCCCCCCAGGGggatcccctgctcccaggccacaagcctcatctggaggcagtcaggccaccatcaggggtagtccctcccactcctcccccaacagggctgcccccccaggg
Proteins encoded in this region:
- the LOC120945794 gene encoding uncharacterized protein LOC120945794; the protein is MASYAEQEAELMREKAKSESEALKKKAEVEASLHLVKQQKNAAAALAEAEVFTRAAEAQYDGIENQMSSHSAIQRTREYVQSQATMYTDQQSNDAPRSSLTPPAISNFDTTQHCKAESESQCGKSSGRMLRDQSANPPRVQTDARVLPPQANTSLDYSRKTYNRREQPPKQSGFSQAPHQPYQPQPYPEFTPEKYSPDATSAIEVAKFLMHHEIVSAGLMKFDDRPENYWAWKSSFLSGTQDLNMTEKGKLDQLVRWLGPESTEQAQRIRSVHVHDAAAGLAMVWRRLEQCYGSPEVIEDALLKRIENYPRITSKYYQKLRGLGDLLLEIEAAKSSGYLPGLSYLDTARGVEPIIEKLPYNLQERWVAQASRYKKDHRVAFPPFAFFAEFIEDQAEIRNDPSFAFLNKRTASFPKVEQKPPGLYKERRATVSVRKTEVPPESAANQEDNTRKKVEEPDKICPIHNKPHPLRKCRSFRSKTLEERKAYLKDNRICFRCCASIQHLAKDCKKTMQCAECNSDKHLSTLHPGPPPWKQEVPATQEDHGGEQGESTTPAVTSKCTEICTEQGRSRSCSKICLVKVYPAGFREKAIKMYTVLDEQSNRSLAKTEFFDLFGDKGSPTPYTLKTCSGVVETIGRRANNYIIESLDGKTKVTLPTLIECDEIPDDRSEIPTPEVARHHPHLVRIADQIPALDPDAAITLLLGRDILRVHKVREQYNGPHNAPFAQRLDLGWVIVGEVCLDGLHKPAKVNVYRTHLLQNGRTSCLCPCTNSLHIKERLDNPTHHRSIQRCMEDLASTGNADELGCKVFERTRDDDKPAPSVEDTLFLRDHGQRSLQRQVRQLGSPSTLPVTTPSPS